ATGAAATTAATCCCGATATAATTTTAGGAAACACCTACCATTTATACTTGCGTCCACAAACAGATGTATTGGAAAAAGCGGGTGGAATACATAAATTTATGAATTGGGACCGGAATATTTTAACCGACTCTGGTGGGTACCAAGTATATTCCCTATCTGCAAATAGAAAAATTAAGGAAGAAGGGGTTAAATTTAAAAGTCATATTGATGGAAGTTACCATTTCTTTACACCTGAAAACGTCATGGAAATTCAACGTTCTATTGGTGCTGATATTATTATGGCTTTTGATGAGTGTACACCATATCCATGCGATTATAGATACGCCAAACGATCCATGCACATGACGCATAGATGGTTGGATAGATGTATTAATCATTTGGAAAAAACACCACTAAAATACGGGTATGATCAAGCTTTTTTTCCAATAGTTCAAGGAAGTACGTACAAGGATTTACGAAAACAATCGGCAGAATATATTGCCAATGCAGGAGCAGTAGGTAATGCTATTGGAGGATTATCGGTTGGTGAACCCGCCGAAGAAATGTACGGCATGACAGAAGTAGTAACTGCTATTTTACCTGAAGATAAACCCCGATATTTAATGGGAGTTGGAACGCCAATTAATATTTTAGAAAATATAGCCTTAGGTGTTGATATGTTTGACTGTGTCATGCCTACTAGAAATGCACGAAATGGGATGCTTTTTACGGCTCATGGTTCCATAAACATTAAAAACCTAAAATGGCGCGACGATTTTTCGCCTATTGACGACATGGGAATCACCTTTGTTGATACCGAATATAGCAAAGCCTATTTAAGACATTTGTTTACGGTTAATGAATTGTTAGGAAAACAAATTGCTACCATTCATAATTTAGGTTTTTATATGTGGTTGGTTCGTGAAGCGAGAAAACATATATTAGCAGGAGATTTTGCCACTTGGAAAGATAAGATGGTAAAACAAATGGATAACCGCCTTTAATTTAGAAGCTACAGAAATTGAAAATATTAGATTGGTACATATTAAAACGTTATCTCTTTACATTTTTTGTTATGTTGTTACTGTTTATTCCAATAGGAATAACGGTTCACCTAGCCGAAAAGATTGGTAAAATTTTAGAGAATGAAGCACCTTTTGGTGAGGTCATGCTGTATTTTCTAGATTTTACTATTTACTTTGCACATCTATTATTCCCGTTATTTTTATTTTTGTCTGTTATTTGGTTTACCTCCAAATTAGCAAATAACACAGAAATTATCGCCTTTTTAAGCTCTGGTGTTTCTTTTACTCGTTTTTTAAGACCCTATTTAATTGGCGCAACTATCGTTTCAATTTTGGCTTTAATTTTAGGTTTATATTTAGCGCCAGAAGCGAGTAAGGGTTTTAATGATTTTAATTACAAGTACTTAAAAACGAATAAAAGTCCTATAGATAATCAAAATGTTTATAGGCAGATTAATGACAACGATTATATTTATGTAAGTAGTTTTGATACGAAACAAAAATTAGGACAAAATTTCACTTTAGAACATATTGAAAATGATCGAGTGATTTACAAAATTACGGCAAATACAATTCGTTATGAAGAAGAAGACTCTACCTACAGGCTAACTAATTACGTAAAAAGAACCATAGGTGATGGTGATGATATTCTGGAAGAAAGCCGTCGGAAAAATGTTCATTTTGATTTTGATTTAGAAGATTTAACACCTGTTGAATATATTGCGGAAACCCTTCAATATGGCGAATTAAATAGGTTTATTGAAAAAGAAGAGGCACGTGGTTCATCTTATATTAGCCGTTACAAATTAGTGAAGTATAGAATTTGGAGTTTACCCGTTTCCGTATTTATTTTAACCATTATTGCCCTTTCTGTTTCATCTATTAAAAGGCGAGGAGGCATGGGCGTAAACCTGGCGTTTGGTATTGGTATTGCCATGGTATTTGTATTCTTTGATAAGATATTTGGTGTGTTGGCATCGCAATCAGATTTTCCGCCACTTATTGCTGTGTGGTTTCCAAATATATTATTCGGTATATTAGCTTCTTACCTCTTGTATAATGCTAAACGATAAATTAAAAAACTACGCACATTTACATCTGTTGGTTTTTATTGCTGGATTTACAGCTATACTAGGACAGTTAATTTCTATTGAGGCAGTTTCTCTTGTTTGGTATCGCATGCTTATTGCCCTAATTTTTATGGGTGTTTATGTCTATTTTTCCAAAGCAAAAATTAGAATATCACGTCAATCTATGCTCATGCTAGGTTTTGCGGGTATTGTTATAGCCTTACATTGGATTACGTTTTTTGCAGCAATAAAAGTGTCTAACATATCTATTACTTTAGCCATGTTTTCTACTGGAGCCTTCTTTGCTTCCTTTATAGAACCCTTAATTTATAAACGAAAATTGATAGGATATGAAATCCTATTTGGGATTCTCGTTATAATTGGGGTTTTTGTAATCACACAAAGTGAACTTCATTATTGGTTAGGTATTGTTTTAGGTATTGTTTCAGCTTTCTTATCATCACTTTTTGCTGTTTTAAACGGTAAGTTTTTAGAGAAACATTCGGCAACGGTCATTTCATTTTATGAGTTTATTAGTGGCGTCATTTTTATAAGCCTGTATTTGTTTTTTGCCGGAAATGGTTTTTCTTCAGAATTTTTCGCCCTCCATCTATCGGATATAATCTACCTTTTAATTTTGGCTTCCGTATGTACCGCCTATGCATTTATAGCTTCGGTATATGTAATGCGCTACATAAGTCCATTTACGGTTGTGTTAACCTATAATTTGGAGCCCATTTACGGCATCATTTTGGCCATACTTATTTTTCCGGAAAAAGAAAAGATGAGCACTAATTTTTACATTGGAGCTTCCATTATAATTAGTGTTGTGGTACTTAACGGCATATTAAAAAATAGAAGAAATCGTCGGAATAAAGTAACCATGTTGTCATAAAATTAATAATGCTTTTACCATGTAATTGGTAATTAGTACTTTTGTAAAAAGCGTTATGCATGCCTAATATTTCGTCTTTTTACTTCGGTTTAAAATGAAAAAAATATGTAGGTTTGTAGGCTAACTAATTTAAATTAAAAATTCCTATGGAATATTTAGAATTTGAACTTCCCATTAAAGAACTTGAAGAGCAGTTACAGAAATGCGAGATAATAGGTACGGAGAGTGAAGTAGATGTAACCGAGACTTGTAAGCAGATTGAAAAGAAGCTGATTGCTACTAAAAAAGATATATACAAAAATTTAACGCCTTGGCAGCGTGTACAAATGTCACGTCATCCAAACCGTCCATATACATTGGATTATGTAAAAGCACTTTGTGGTGAATCGTTTTTAGAGCTTCATGGCGATCGAAACGTTAAGGATGATAAAGCCATGATTGGTGGTTTGGGTAAAATTGGTGATCAAAGTTTCATGATTATTGGCCAACAAAAAGGGTATAATACCAAAACACGCCAATACCGAAACTTTGGAATGGCCAATCCTGAAGGTTACAGAAAAGCATTGCGTTTAATGAAATCTGCTGAAAAATTCGGTATTCCTGTCATTACCTTAATTGACACACCAGGTGCTTATCCGGGATTGGAAGCGGAAGAACGCGGCCAAGGAGAGGCAATTGCTAGAAATATATTAGAAATGACACGCTTAAAAGTACCAATTATTACCGTTATAATTGGTGAAGGTGCCTCGGGTGGTGCGTTAGGAATTGGTGTAGGAGATAAAGTCATGATGTTGGAGAACACCTGGTATTCCGTAATTTCACCTGAATCTTGTTCGTCTATCCTATGGCGCAGCTGGGAATATAAGGAATTAGCTGCCGATGCCTTAAAATTGACGGCTACAGATATGAAACGAATGAAATTAGTAGATCAGATTATTAAGGAACCACTTGGTGGTGCTCATAGTGATCGTGAAACAACTTTTTTATCGGTTCGTGATGCTATTTTAAAATCTTTTGAGGAGCTTAAAAACTTATCACCAAAAGAATTAGTGAAAAATAGAATGGATAAATATATGAATATGGGTGTTTTTAAAGGCTAATCCTTTTCATACTATACAACTTTAAAATCTGAAATTTTTTATTTCAGATTTTTTTATGCTTATTAACAATATAATCGACTTATTAACAGTTAAATTGTTAACTTATGGTTAACAACGAAACTCTAAAACTGCTATCATTATAGCAACCTTTTAATTACTTTCGCTCCTATGAAACAACCGAATCAAATAAAGGGATATCCCGTAGACAAAAGCACTTTAATCAGTCTTGAAAAAGGTAAAATACCACCGCAAGCTATTGATTTAGAGGAAGTTGTTCTTGGAGCTATGATGATTGACAAAAAAGGTGTTGATGAGGTTATTGATATTTTAAGTCCTGATGCATTCTATAAAGAAGCACATCAACATATTTTTGAAGCCATTTTTCAGTTATTTGAAAATAGTGAGCCCATTGACTTATTAACCGTTTCAAGTCAGTTAAAGAAAAATTTAAAACTGGATGTTGCTGGTGGCGATTTTTACCTGATTTCACTTACACAAAAAGTGTCATCTTCTGCACATATTGAGTTCCATGCCCGTATTATTTTACAGAAATTTATTCAACGAAGTTTAATAAAAATTTCGAGTGAAATTATAGAAGACTCATACGACGAAACGCAAGATGTTTTCGATTTATTGGATAAAGCGGAAGCTAAATTATACGAAGTCACACAAGGAAATATTAAAAAATCCAGTGAAACCGCTCAAAGTTTGGTAATTCAAGCCAAGAAAAAAATTGAAGAAATTTCTAATAAAGACGGCTTAAGTGGTATTCCAACAGGTTTTACCAAATTGGATAAGTTAACTTCGGGATGGCAAGAAAGTGATTTAATTATCGTGGCAGCCCGTCCTGGTATGGGTAAAACCGCTTTAACCTTATCTATGGCCAGAAATATTGCTGTAGATCAAAATATTCCTGTGGCTTTCTTTTCTTTAGAGATGGCTTCAGTACAATTAATTATGCGTTTAATTTCGAGTGAAACAGGTTTGTCTTCAGAGAAATTACGTACAGGTAAACTAGAAAAGCACGAGTGGGAACAATTAAACGTAAAAGTTAAGGGTCTGGAAAAAGCACCTTTGTTTATTGATGATACACCATCCCTTTCTATTTTCGATTTACGAGCAAAAGCCAGACGTTTAGCATCTCAACATGGTATTAAATTAATCATGGTGGATTATTTACAATTAATGACGGCCGGAGGAAGTCAGAAAGGCGGAAACCGTGAACAAGAAATTTCTACAATTTCTCGAAACTTAAAAGCTTTGGCTAAAGAATTAAGTGTACCAGTAATTGCTTTATCACAATTATCGCGTGCTGTTGAAACGCGTGGTGGAAGTAAACGCCCGTTACTATCAGATTTACGTGAATCTGGTGCTATTGAGCAAGACGCGGATATTGTGAGTTTTATTTACCGTCCAGAATATTATAAAATTGATGAATGGGATGATGATGAACGTTCGCCAACAGAAGGTCAGGCCGAATTTATTATTGCCAAACACAGAAACGGTGGATTGGATAACATCCGGCTGAAATTTATTGGTAATCTTGGTAAGTTTGATAATTTAGATGATTTTGATACACCATTTGATCATGAATTTCATTCCAAAATGAACGAGGCCGCAAATGATAACACATTTAAAGCAGACCATTTTCCATCGCCTAATGATGCCTTTGGTGCTCCAGATGATAATGATGTTCCTTTTTAAACTCGACGGATTGGCGCAACTCATTTTAAACATTTTCTTTCTAATTTTAAAAACTTAAAATTGTCCTAACTTTTAGCAGGCATACCATGTTTTTGACTTAATTTTGCAATTCCATTTAATTGTGGCTTTTATATGAACCAGTTGCGTACTACAAATATATTATTATCCATCATCGTAATTCCGTTGGTGTTTTTTTTACTGAAAATACTTTCGTTTATATTTATTCCGTTGATTTTCTCCATGTTTATTGCCTTACTATTTTTACCGCTCATGCGTTGGTTAGGTAGAAAGAAAATTCCAAGAGCAATAAGCATAATAATAGTGGTTCTCTTAATAGCTATTGGTTTAAAAATTGGTCTGGAACTCGTTAAAGTTTCAGGTCGTGAAATCTTAAATTCGGAAACGGAATTTTTTGTAAAGGCTGAAGAAAAATTTGATACCCTTTTACTTATGGGGAATGAAACCTTTGGAATTGAGGTTGATAGTAAAGAAAGCTTCTTTAAAAAATTCATTCACGAGGAAACAATTGGGGTTACTATTGATTTTGTTCGGAAAACTTTAACGATGATATTAATGACCATATTTTTTGTTGTCTTATGGCTAGCCGAGTCTATTAATATTCAAAAAGTACTGAATAACACGTTACTTAAACTGAAACACACCTCTGTAAAAACCTTTATTAAAATTGAAAATGATTTAATAACGTTTGTCAAAGTTAAATTTGCCGTTAGTTTAGCCACTGGAATTGGAACCGGTTTGGCCTGTCTGTTTTTTGATGTTAGCTTTCCCATATTCTGGGGATTATTTGCGTTTTTAATAAATTTTGTACAAATGGTAGGTTCCATTATTACCGTGGTTTTATTATCAGCATTTGCCTTTATTGAGTTAGATCCTACGAGCATTTTATTCTTCTTTGTGGTTTCAATCACAGGTGTTCAGGTTCTTTTTGGTTCTATACTTGAACCGATTTTTATGGGGAAATCGTTTTCATTAAACGTTATAACTGTTTTAGTTATGCTTATGCTTTGGGGCTATATCTGGGGAGTTCCAGGTTTAATTATGGCTATTCCAATCACTGTTTTCTTAAAAATCATGTTGGAACAGTTTGAAAGTACTAAAGTAATTGCTAATTTATTATCCGGTAAAAACTAGACCATTATTGAGGTTAAAATTATTTTAAATTAATTTGAAAGGTCTATATTTTCAGTATCTTTCAACTATGAAAAAGTTAACCGTTCTCTTGCTGTTTTTGTTCACCTTAAATAGTTTTGCATCCTATATTTTAATTCCTATGGATGCCGAAGGCCAGAAAAATCATCTGAAGGCTTACGGTATTACCTATTGGACTTTGGATAATCAACTAAAAGTAAATTGGTTGTTGAATTACAGAGGTGGATCCTTTTTGCTTCCAGATACGGAACGCATTCGTCGGGAATGTCAAATTCGTGGTGTATCCTTTGAAGTTCTTTCGGATTCTAAAGCAGAAGCTATTCTTACAGAAATTAGTAGTCCGAGTAAAAATATGGAATCCGTTGTGCTTGAAAAAGCACCCAAAATTGCTGTGTATTCACCAAAAGGGAATTTACCTTGGGATGATGCCGTAACTATGGTTTTAACCTATGCTGAAATTCCTTATGAAACCATTTATGATGAGGAAGTATTGAATGATGCCTTGTTATTATATGACTGGTTGCATTTACATCATGAAGATTTTACGGGGCAATACGGAAAGTTTTACGCCAACTACAAAGCGGTTTCTTGGTATATTGAAGAAAAGAAAGCTGCCGAAGCTCTGGCAAAACGGCTAGGCTATACTAAGGTTTCCAATCAGAAATTAGCGGTTGCCAACAAGATTAGAGATTATGTTATTGGCGGTGGGTTAATGTTTGCCATGTGTAGTGCTACGGATAGTTTTGATATTGCATTATCTGCCGATGGTGTTGATATTTGCGAACCCATGTTTGATGGCGACCCTAGTGATGCTAACTATCAAAGTAAAATTGATTATGCTAGAACCTTCGCATTTAAAGACTATATTTTAGAAAGGGATCCTAACGTCTATGAGTTCTCCTCTATTGATATGACAACAAAACGTAGAATACCAAAGATGACGGATTATTTTACGTTAATGGATTTTTCGGCAAAATGGGATCCAATTCCAACTATGTTAAATCAAAATCATACAGCTTTAGTTAAAGGCTTTATGGGACAAACTACCTCGTATAGTCGAGATCAAATAAAGGCAAATGTGTTAGTTTTAGGTGAAAACAAAACCAATGGAGAAGCCAAATACATACATGGAGTTAAAGGGAAAGGTTTTTTTACCTTTTATGGTGGTCATGATCCCGAGGATTATACCCATAAAGTTGGTGATCCGAAAACGGAATTGGACTTATATCCAACATCACCTGGATACCGATTAATTCTTAATAACGTGCTATTTCCAGCCGCTAGGAAAAAGAAACAAAAGACCTAGAATGAAGCATACTATCGCTTTTCTTTTTTTACTTTTTTCGCTATTATCATTTTCTCAAAATGATTCCATTATAAGTTATGGTCAAAACCTGATTTATGAAAACAAGTTGGATGATGCTATTTCGTTTTATAATTCTCATTTAACCGAACCTCAAAGTCCAGAACAAAAAATAAAATTACTAATAGGATTAGCCGATACCTATAAATTGAAATTGGATTTTAAAAAAACCAATGCGTATTTAATGGAGGCCTATGAGGAGATTGAACGAATAGAAGATCTCCAATTAAAATTCCTGTATCATGTTAAAATGATGGAGTTTTATAGAAAAAGAGGACTTTATTCAGAGGCATTAGATCATCAGCTCAAAGCCGAAATTTTAAAAAGAAACAACCCAATTGCCGATTATTATTTATCCAGTTATTATGGTCGAAAAGCAGCACTTTTCTCTCAGCATTTTGGATACTTAGATTCCGTTGTGATTTACGCTAATAAATCTTTAAAATTGGCAGAAAAGGTAAATCACAAGGGTAATATATTTTATTCAAAATTAGAATTAGCTAGTGTTTATGAGCGGCGCGGAGATGTAAAAGGAGCCATTACCCATTTTAAAGATTTATTAGAATATGCCAAGAATAATAATTTGGTACAACATCAAGCTGATGTTTATATTAATTATACCAATGCTTTAATTAAAGATAATCAATTAGAAAAAGCCTTACAAATAGGGTTGGAGGCTATAGATTTTACAAAAGCCAACGACTTATTATTTAATGAAATAATTGTAACGATAAACGTTTACGAAACCTATAAAAAGCTAGGTAATAATGTAAAAGCATACGATTATTTGCTCTATCGTATGGTGCTTACAGATGCATATAACAGAAAAGAGCATGATAAATTTTTATTTGAACTTGAGGAAAAGTATAAACTTACAGAAAAGGAAAATCAAATTAAAATTAGTAACCTTGAAATTAAAAACAAAAATAAAGAATTAGCTTCGAATAAAATTAATCTTTATATCATATTGGGGTTGTTTTTAATAGCAATTGTTGTAACATTAATGATCACCTATTTTCTACAAAAAACAAAAAAGAGCAACAGAAAGTTACAATTACTGTCACAAGAAAATGAGTTTTTATTAAGCGAAGCCAATCACCGAATTAATAACAACTTACAACTTGTTGTTATTCTTATTTCAGATCAGTTAAAAAAATCATCACCAGACAATGCGTTCCAGCTTAAAAGTATATTAACAAAAGTAGATGCTATTTCAACCTTGCATAAGCATTTGTATAAAAATAGGGATAAAAGTAAAGTAGATGTTGCAAACTATTTGAATGATGTAAAAGTTAGCTTCTTCGAGGTCTTTAAGGAGAACGATATTCAAACCGATTTTAAAATCGATTCTGTTGATATTTCTTCAGATCATGCCATGTATTTTGGCTTACTGCTTTCAGAGTTGTGTATCAATTCCATTAAACATGCCTTTGATAAGGAAGACAGTAAAACGGTAAATTTCAGATTGACTCACAAAGAAAACAGGATGTATTTTAATTATTCCGATACAGGTTCACGCGAAAAAAATAAAGAGGTCAAGCCAAAACTAATTGATAAAATTTGCCGTCAGTTAAAAATAGAGTATCAAATAGAAACCGATAATGGGTTCTCTTTTTCATTTGAAAAACACATTACTAATGACTAGTTACCAAAACACTAAAGTCCTTATTGTAGAGGATGATGTGATTATAGCGGAATATATTGCTGATTTGTTACAGGATGAACAATTTTCTAATTTAAAAATAGTTCACGATAAGAACTCCGCTTTACATGAAATGGCTTCCTTTCTACCAGATATTATTTTAATGGATATCAACTTAAGTGGTTTTAATGACGGGATTGAATTATCAAAATCTAAA
Above is a window of Bizionia sp. M204 DNA encoding:
- a CDS encoding histidine kinase dimerization/phosphoacceptor domain -containing protein, which gives rise to MKHTIAFLFLLFSLLSFSQNDSIISYGQNLIYENKLDDAISFYNSHLTEPQSPEQKIKLLIGLADTYKLKLDFKKTNAYLMEAYEEIERIEDLQLKFLYHVKMMEFYRKRGLYSEALDHQLKAEILKRNNPIADYYLSSYYGRKAALFSQHFGYLDSVVIYANKSLKLAEKVNHKGNIFYSKLELASVYERRGDVKGAITHFKDLLEYAKNNNLVQHQADVYINYTNALIKDNQLEKALQIGLEAIDFTKANDLLFNEIIVTINVYETYKKLGNNVKAYDYLLYRMVLTDAYNRKEHDKFLFELEEKYKLTEKENQIKISNLEIKNKNKELASNKINLYIILGLFLIAIVVTLMITYFLQKTKKSNRKLQLLSQENEFLLSEANHRINNNLQLVVILISDQLKKSSPDNAFQLKSILTKVDAISTLHKHLYKNRDKSKVDVANYLNDVKVSFFEVFKENDIQTDFKIDSVDISSDHAMYFGLLLSELCINSIKHAFDKEDSKTVNFRLTHKENRMYFNYSDTGSREKNKEVKPKLIDKICRQLKIEYQIETDNGFSFSFEKHITND
- the dnaB gene encoding replicative DNA helicase, translated to MKQPNQIKGYPVDKSTLISLEKGKIPPQAIDLEEVVLGAMMIDKKGVDEVIDILSPDAFYKEAHQHIFEAIFQLFENSEPIDLLTVSSQLKKNLKLDVAGGDFYLISLTQKVSSSAHIEFHARIILQKFIQRSLIKISSEIIEDSYDETQDVFDLLDKAEAKLYEVTQGNIKKSSETAQSLVIQAKKKIEEISNKDGLSGIPTGFTKLDKLTSGWQESDLIIVAARPGMGKTALTLSMARNIAVDQNIPVAFFSLEMASVQLIMRLISSETGLSSEKLRTGKLEKHEWEQLNVKVKGLEKAPLFIDDTPSLSIFDLRAKARRLASQHGIKLIMVDYLQLMTAGGSQKGGNREQEISTISRNLKALAKELSVPVIALSQLSRAVETRGGSKRPLLSDLRESGAIEQDADIVSFIYRPEYYKIDEWDDDERSPTEGQAEFIIAKHRNGGLDNIRLKFIGNLGKFDNLDDFDTPFDHEFHSKMNEAANDNTFKADHFPSPNDAFGAPDDNDVPF
- a CDS encoding LptF/LptG family permease, yielding MLLLFIPIGITVHLAEKIGKILENEAPFGEVMLYFLDFTIYFAHLLFPLFLFLSVIWFTSKLANNTEIIAFLSSGVSFTRFLRPYLIGATIVSILALILGLYLAPEASKGFNDFNYKYLKTNKSPIDNQNVYRQINDNDYIYVSSFDTKQKLGQNFTLEHIENDRVIYKITANTIRYEEEDSTYRLTNYVKRTIGDGDDILEESRRKNVHFDFDLEDLTPVEYIAETLQYGELNRFIEKEEARGSSYISRYKLVKYRIWSLPVSVFILTIIALSVSSIKRRGGMGVNLAFGIGIAMVFVFFDKIFGVLASQSDFPPLIAVWFPNILFGILASYLLYNAKR
- the tgt gene encoding tRNA guanosine(34) transglycosylase Tgt — protein: MTFDLKATDPKTKARAGKLTTDHGVIETPIFMPVGTVATVKGVHQRDLKNEINPDIILGNTYHLYLRPQTDVLEKAGGIHKFMNWDRNILTDSGGYQVYSLSANRKIKEEGVKFKSHIDGSYHFFTPENVMEIQRSIGADIIMAFDECTPYPCDYRYAKRSMHMTHRWLDRCINHLEKTPLKYGYDQAFFPIVQGSTYKDLRKQSAEYIANAGAVGNAIGGLSVGEPAEEMYGMTEVVTAILPEDKPRYLMGVGTPINILENIALGVDMFDCVMPTRNARNGMLFTAHGSINIKNLKWRDDFSPIDDMGITFVDTEYSKAYLRHLFTVNELLGKQIATIHNLGFYMWLVREARKHILAGDFATWKDKMVKQMDNRL
- a CDS encoding DMT family transporter, with the translated sequence MLNDKLKNYAHLHLLVFIAGFTAILGQLISIEAVSLVWYRMLIALIFMGVYVYFSKAKIRISRQSMLMLGFAGIVIALHWITFFAAIKVSNISITLAMFSTGAFFASFIEPLIYKRKLIGYEILFGILVIIGVFVITQSELHYWLGIVLGIVSAFLSSLFAVLNGKFLEKHSATVISFYEFISGVIFISLYLFFAGNGFSSEFFALHLSDIIYLLILASVCTAYAFIASVYVMRYISPFTVVLTYNLEPIYGIILAILIFPEKEKMSTNFYIGASIIISVVVLNGILKNRRNRRNKVTMLS
- a CDS encoding AI-2E family transporter: MNQLRTTNILLSIIVIPLVFFLLKILSFIFIPLIFSMFIALLFLPLMRWLGRKKIPRAISIIIVVLLIAIGLKIGLELVKVSGREILNSETEFFVKAEEKFDTLLLMGNETFGIEVDSKESFFKKFIHEETIGVTIDFVRKTLTMILMTIFFVVLWLAESINIQKVLNNTLLKLKHTSVKTFIKIENDLITFVKVKFAVSLATGIGTGLACLFFDVSFPIFWGLFAFLINFVQMVGSIITVVLLSAFAFIELDPTSILFFFVVSITGVQVLFGSILEPIFMGKSFSLNVITVLVMLMLWGYIWGVPGLIMAIPITVFLKIMLEQFESTKVIANLLSGKN
- a CDS encoding asparagine synthetase B is translated as MDAEGQKNHLKAYGITYWTLDNQLKVNWLLNYRGGSFLLPDTERIRRECQIRGVSFEVLSDSKAEAILTEISSPSKNMESVVLEKAPKIAVYSPKGNLPWDDAVTMVLTYAEIPYETIYDEEVLNDALLLYDWLHLHHEDFTGQYGKFYANYKAVSWYIEEKKAAEALAKRLGYTKVSNQKLAVANKIRDYVIGGGLMFAMCSATDSFDIALSADGVDICEPMFDGDPSDANYQSKIDYARTFAFKDYILERDPNVYEFSSIDMTTKRRIPKMTDYFTLMDFSAKWDPIPTMLNQNHTALVKGFMGQTTSYSRDQIKANVLVLGENKTNGEAKYIHGVKGKGFFTFYGGHDPEDYTHKVGDPKTELDLYPTSPGYRLILNNVLFPAARKKKQKT
- a CDS encoding acetyl-CoA carboxylase carboxyltransferase subunit alpha produces the protein MEYLEFELPIKELEEQLQKCEIIGTESEVDVTETCKQIEKKLIATKKDIYKNLTPWQRVQMSRHPNRPYTLDYVKALCGESFLELHGDRNVKDDKAMIGGLGKIGDQSFMIIGQQKGYNTKTRQYRNFGMANPEGYRKALRLMKSAEKFGIPVITLIDTPGAYPGLEAEERGQGEAIARNILEMTRLKVPIITVIIGEGASGGALGIGVGDKVMMLENTWYSVISPESCSSILWRSWEYKELAADALKLTATDMKRMKLVDQIIKEPLGGAHSDRETTFLSVRDAILKSFEELKNLSPKELVKNRMDKYMNMGVFKG